A region of Desulfosporosinus sp. Sb-LF DNA encodes the following proteins:
- the cydB gene encoding cytochrome d ubiquinol oxidase subunit II, with the protein MDLNILWFILITVLFVGFFFLEGFDFGVGILLPFLGKNDTERRVIINTIGPHWDGNEVWLITAGGAMFAAFPNWYATLFSGFFLALFLVLVAVIIRGVAFEFRSSDNSIRWRATWDGMIFTGSFLSSLLWGVAVANLIKGVPINAKMQYVGTFFDLLSPYAIVGGLTTLFVFTFHGALFLSLKTVGHMAERSSKAARSIGFIAIPVVLLMAGLTYLQTDLFNNLGAGITLIASGVALILANVLIRLRKAGWAFVVNGLTILLFTVSMFWGLFPRVMVSSLNMKWSLTIYNASSSPYTLKIMTIIALTMVPIVLLYQGWTYWVFRKRVTEKDLHY; encoded by the coding sequence ATGGACTTGAACATCCTCTGGTTCATACTCATTACCGTCTTGTTTGTCGGTTTCTTCTTTCTGGAAGGGTTTGATTTCGGAGTCGGGATTTTGCTTCCTTTCCTGGGGAAAAACGATACAGAACGTCGGGTGATCATTAATACTATCGGACCGCACTGGGACGGAAATGAGGTCTGGTTAATTACAGCTGGTGGAGCTATGTTTGCTGCCTTTCCTAATTGGTATGCAACCTTATTTAGTGGGTTCTTTCTCGCCTTATTTTTGGTGTTAGTTGCCGTAATCATACGAGGCGTCGCGTTTGAATTTCGCAGCAGTGACAACAGTATCCGTTGGCGGGCGACCTGGGATGGAATGATTTTCACGGGAAGTTTCCTATCCTCTCTGCTTTGGGGTGTCGCTGTGGCGAATCTGATTAAGGGTGTACCGATTAATGCGAAAATGCAATATGTCGGGACATTCTTTGATCTTCTTTCTCCATATGCCATTGTTGGGGGTTTGACCACGCTCTTCGTTTTCACGTTTCATGGCGCCTTGTTTCTCAGTCTAAAGACCGTCGGTCATATGGCTGAGCGGTCGTCAAAAGCCGCCCGTAGTATCGGTTTTATAGCCATACCAGTGGTTTTGTTGATGGCAGGCTTAACCTATCTTCAGACAGATCTATTCAATAACCTTGGGGCAGGTATTACTTTGATTGCATCCGGAGTAGCTCTAATCCTAGCCAATGTTTTGATACGTCTCCGTAAAGCTGGCTGGGCTTTTGTGGTGAATGGTTTGACTATTCTCTTGTTTACAGTATCCATGTTCTGGGGGCTTTTCCCACGCGTGATGGTTTCAAGTCTTAATATGAAGTGGAGCCTAACTATCTATAACGCTTCGTCCAGTCCGTACACCCTGAAGATTATGACGATCATTGCCTTGACCATGGTTCCTATCGTTCTTCTATACCAGGGATGGACCTATTGGGTCTTCCGCAAACGCGTAACGGAAAAAGACCTTCATTATTAA
- a CDS encoding cytochrome ubiquinol oxidase subunit I has protein sequence MTELILSRLQFAVITSYHFLFVPLTLGLGVLVAMMETWYVRTGNETYKKMTKFWGKLFLINFAMGVVTGLVQEFQFGMNWSEYSRFVGDIFGAPLAVEALVAFFLESTFLGVWVFGWDRLPKKVHALSIWLVAIASNLSALWILIANSFMQEPVGYILRNGRAEMTDFLALITNPHIFYQFPHVVLSGFVTAAFFVMGISAYHLSKKNHLDVFRRSFHMAVVFGLISAFGVAGVGHLQGMHLVEAQPMKMAAAEAHWETENPAGLLLFASIDEQGQKNNSELKIPGLLSFLSYNRFTGEVKGIHELQTAAVEQYGPGNYVPPVTSLFWSFRIMLTAGMVLVLIPLVGLYFYKSNCLEQKKWFLRLALWMIPIPYIANTSGWYMAEVGRQPWIVYGLQTVEAGVSTSVSALSMLIAFAGFALLYAVLAVAEVYLLLKFIKRGPEEASTEETLKREIKGASLWT, from the coding sequence ATGACTGAACTCATCTTGTCCAGATTACAATTTGCAGTGATCACGTCTTATCATTTCTTATTTGTGCCGTTGACACTGGGGTTGGGTGTTCTGGTGGCGATGATGGAGACTTGGTATGTGCGAACTGGCAATGAGACGTACAAGAAGATGACAAAGTTTTGGGGAAAGTTATTCCTTATTAACTTTGCCATGGGTGTCGTGACTGGTTTAGTGCAAGAATTTCAATTTGGCATGAACTGGTCTGAGTATTCTCGGTTTGTCGGGGATATCTTTGGAGCGCCATTGGCCGTTGAAGCCTTAGTAGCCTTCTTTTTAGAGTCTACGTTTTTGGGAGTATGGGTTTTTGGCTGGGATAGATTGCCCAAAAAAGTACATGCTCTGAGCATTTGGCTTGTGGCCATTGCCTCTAATTTATCCGCACTCTGGATCTTGATTGCCAACTCATTTATGCAGGAACCAGTAGGATACATATTGCGAAATGGTCGAGCCGAAATGACTGATTTTCTCGCACTCATTACGAATCCGCATATTTTCTATCAATTCCCTCATGTTGTACTTAGCGGTTTTGTCACCGCAGCGTTTTTTGTGATGGGAATTAGTGCTTACCATTTGTCGAAGAAGAACCATCTGGACGTTTTTCGGCGTTCCTTCCATATGGCCGTCGTTTTTGGATTAATTAGTGCCTTCGGAGTTGCAGGAGTGGGGCATTTACAAGGAATGCATCTTGTAGAAGCACAACCCATGAAGATGGCAGCGGCTGAAGCACATTGGGAGACGGAAAATCCAGCGGGATTATTGTTATTCGCCTCCATCGATGAGCAAGGTCAGAAAAACAACTCGGAGCTTAAGATCCCGGGCTTGTTAAGTTTTCTTTCTTACAATCGTTTTACAGGGGAAGTAAAGGGAATTCATGAGCTTCAGACTGCCGCAGTCGAGCAATATGGGCCAGGCAATTATGTTCCACCGGTAACGTCTTTGTTCTGGAGTTTCAGGATTATGTTGACAGCTGGTATGGTGTTAGTGTTGATCCCGCTTGTTGGACTATACTTTTATAAGTCGAATTGCTTAGAGCAAAAGAAATGGTTTTTGAGACTTGCCCTCTGGATGATTCCGATACCCTATATCGCCAACACTTCGGGTTGGTATATGGCGGAAGTCGGACGTCAGCCCTGGATCGTTTATGGATTGCAAACAGTGGAGGCTGGTGTCTCGACCTCTGTCTCAGCCTTATCCATGCTGATCGCTTTTGCGGGCTTTGCTCTGCTTTATGCAGTCTTAGCGGTAGCTGAGGTGTACCTCTTGCTTAAGTTTATTAAGAGGGGCCCGGAAGAGGCTAGCACGGAAGAAACGTTGAAACGCGAAATAAAGGGGGCGTCGTTATGGACTTGA
- the cydD gene encoding thiol reductant ABC exporter subunit CydD, producing MFNKRLVQEGRPVWGYLLLAVGMCIGTALLAVAQAWFFSRVVAEAFLEGATFYSLRHSLFQILKIIVVRTVFQWVSEVSAHEAASRIKSSLRQRLMSHIVALGPVYARGERTGELITTVVDGVESLEEYFSKYLPQLILAAGIPLLILAFVFPLDWKSGLILLLTGPLIPVFMILIGKLAEKSSLRQWQSLSWMSAHFLDVLQGMTTLKVFGRAKDQIRVIERVSDSFRKATLGVLRIAFLSALVLEFLATMSTALVAVTIGLRLVNGTLTYSTGLFLLLLAPEFYTPLRTLGLNFHAGLSGVNAAGRIFEILDFPLMSDDKKKEDDNDLSSKFHISFESVSLIYPQRQVPALNGITLSLHSGEMIALVGPSGAGKTSIAHLMLRFIEPTKGEIFVNGCLLKTMSPERWREQISYVPQNPYLFAGSIAENIHFGRPSATLEEVKNAAKEGSAHEFILEFPEGYNTPLGEGGIRLSGGQAQRIAIARAFLKDAPLIILDEATSNLDTESEYAVQLALKRLMQGKTTLIIAHRLSTVRQADRILVMDQGHIVEQGNHEELMSVQGLYYRLLTEYRGESI from the coding sequence ATGTTTAATAAAAGGTTAGTTCAAGAGGGGAGACCTGTTTGGGGGTATCTGTTACTCGCGGTCGGAATGTGCATTGGGACCGCGTTACTGGCTGTTGCCCAAGCTTGGTTTTTCTCTCGGGTCGTTGCAGAGGCCTTTCTAGAGGGAGCTACCTTTTATTCACTTCGGCATTCACTTTTCCAGATTCTCAAAATCATTGTGGTGCGGACAGTTTTTCAATGGGTCAGTGAAGTAAGTGCTCATGAAGCGGCTTCCCGTATCAAGTCAAGTCTGCGTCAACGCTTAATGAGCCACATTGTCGCATTGGGACCAGTGTATGCACGGGGGGAAAGGACCGGAGAACTAATCACAACCGTGGTGGATGGGGTTGAATCCTTAGAGGAGTACTTTTCCAAGTACCTTCCCCAACTGATTCTGGCCGCAGGAATTCCCCTTCTTATTTTAGCATTTGTGTTTCCCTTAGATTGGAAATCTGGGTTGATTCTTCTCTTGACTGGACCGCTTATTCCTGTCTTTATGATTCTGATTGGAAAGTTAGCTGAGAAAAGTTCCCTTCGGCAGTGGCAAAGTCTCAGCTGGATGAGTGCCCATTTCTTAGATGTTTTGCAGGGAATGACGACCCTTAAAGTATTTGGTCGGGCAAAAGATCAAATACGAGTAATTGAGAGAGTGAGTGATTCGTTTCGTAAAGCAACATTAGGTGTGCTGAGGATTGCTTTTTTGTCGGCTCTTGTCTTAGAATTCTTAGCAACTATGAGTACGGCATTAGTTGCCGTAACCATAGGGTTAAGGCTCGTGAATGGAACGCTCACCTACTCAACGGGGTTATTCCTCTTGCTTCTGGCACCCGAGTTTTACACCCCATTAAGGACTCTTGGTTTGAATTTCCACGCTGGGTTATCTGGAGTCAATGCTGCGGGCAGAATCTTTGAGATCTTGGATTTTCCTCTGATGAGTGATGACAAGAAGAAAGAAGACGACAATGACTTATCCTCCAAGTTTCATATCTCCTTTGAAAGCGTCAGCCTAATTTACCCGCAGAGACAGGTGCCGGCCTTAAACGGTATCACGCTCTCCCTACATTCTGGTGAGATGATTGCTCTTGTAGGCCCAAGTGGAGCGGGAAAAACTTCGATTGCCCATCTTATGCTTCGCTTTATTGAACCCACAAAGGGGGAGATTTTTGTCAATGGTTGTTTACTTAAGACGATGTCGCCAGAGAGATGGCGGGAACAGATTTCATACGTTCCCCAGAATCCCTATCTTTTTGCAGGGAGCATAGCGGAAAATATTCACTTCGGTCGGCCTTCCGCAACGTTGGAAGAGGTTAAAAACGCGGCAAAAGAGGGGTCAGCCCATGAATTCATCTTGGAATTTCCAGAGGGCTATAATACGCCCCTTGGAGAAGGGGGCATTCGCTTGAGTGGGGGACAGGCCCAAAGAATCGCTATCGCCAGGGCCTTTTTGAAAGATGCTCCTTTGATTATTCTAGATGAAGCGACGTCGAACCTTGACACTGAAAGTGAATACGCTGTTCAGCTGGCCCTAAAACGGCTGATGCAAGGCAAGACAACTTTAATCATTGCCCATCGACTGAGTACGGTTCGTCAAGCAGATCGCATTTTAGTCATGGATCAAGGGCATATTGTCGAACAGGGTAATCACGAGGAATTGATGAGCGTGCAGGGGCTCTATTACCGCTTGCTTACGGAATACCGAGGAGAGTCTATATGA
- the cydC gene encoding thiol reductant ABC exporter subunit CydC, whose protein sequence is MKSMTWLIYLMIPYWPRILLALILSTLAITSHVGLMATSAFLLARAALHPPILDLMVTIVGVRFFGLSRAVFRYLERYVSHDVMFRILSQIRVKFYQGLEPLAPARLLSLRNGDLLSRIVADVESQQNLYLRVFAPPFVAVLVLFGYGFFLARYDVRFSMILAACFLVAGIGIPWGIKVLSQGFGSQMVALKSELNAKVADTLLGMTELVAYGQVKTYLATIQQTDRDLRGRQCRIVSLSALSSALTGMIAHLGLWLVLVLGILLVEQGKLNGVNLGMLALGAFSSFEALFPLALVPHYLEQNRAAAERLLELIEGEPAVKSAVKLSPQPDESGLVFQDVSFKYKANEPWALNHLSFRIPKQGKVAIVGPSGAGKTSVVNLLLRFWEYDEGEIELGGHSLREYTLEDARGFIGVVTQRTHLFNATVRENLLLAKPEATEEELIRASQQAKLHDFILSLPQGYDSLVGEGGFKLSGGQRQRLAIARVLLKNAPILILDEAMVGLDPLTERKVIDEIYQLMEGRSTLVITHRLIGLDKMDEILVLDCGQVVERGNHEKLLQLRGFYHRMWEASTSAHFN, encoded by the coding sequence ATGAAGAGCATGACATGGTTGATTTACTTGATGATACCTTACTGGCCGCGAATTTTGTTGGCGTTGATTTTAAGTACTCTTGCGATTACGAGTCATGTCGGCTTAATGGCGACATCTGCCTTTCTGCTCGCCCGGGCTGCCCTTCATCCGCCAATCCTCGATTTAATGGTAACCATCGTCGGAGTTCGCTTCTTCGGGCTTTCTCGCGCAGTCTTCCGTTACTTAGAACGTTATGTGTCTCATGACGTGATGTTTCGGATCTTAAGCCAAATCCGAGTTAAGTTTTATCAGGGGCTCGAACCGTTGGCTCCAGCTCGGCTATTAAGCTTACGAAATGGAGATCTGTTGAGCCGGATTGTGGCGGATGTAGAGAGTCAGCAGAACCTTTATTTGCGTGTCTTTGCGCCTCCGTTCGTCGCTGTACTGGTTCTCTTCGGATATGGATTCTTTTTGGCGCGTTATGATGTACGGTTTTCCATGATTCTTGCCGCCTGTTTTCTGGTGGCGGGGATTGGAATCCCGTGGGGAATAAAAGTCTTAAGTCAAGGCTTTGGGAGTCAAATGGTCGCACTAAAATCAGAGCTGAATGCGAAGGTTGCCGATACCCTCTTGGGAATGACGGAATTGGTGGCTTATGGTCAAGTGAAAACTTACTTAGCAACAATTCAACAAACAGATAGGGACTTAAGGGGACGGCAGTGCAGAATTGTTTCTCTTTCCGCGCTATCCTCAGCTCTGACGGGGATGATTGCCCATCTCGGCCTATGGTTAGTCTTGGTTTTGGGGATTCTACTCGTCGAACAAGGGAAATTAAACGGAGTCAACCTGGGGATGTTAGCTCTGGGGGCCTTCAGTAGTTTCGAAGCTTTGTTTCCTTTAGCCTTAGTTCCTCATTATCTGGAACAAAACCGGGCCGCTGCGGAGCGTTTGTTGGAGCTGATCGAGGGCGAGCCCGCCGTCAAGAGCGCTGTTAAACTGTCTCCCCAACCGGATGAATCAGGTCTAGTCTTCCAAGATGTAAGCTTTAAATATAAGGCAAACGAACCTTGGGCTTTGAATCATCTGTCATTTCGTATTCCCAAACAAGGCAAGGTGGCGATTGTCGGCCCGAGTGGAGCTGGCAAAACTAGTGTCGTTAATCTTCTCCTGCGTTTTTGGGAATACGACGAGGGAGAGATTGAGTTGGGGGGACATTCGTTACGAGAGTACACTCTGGAGGATGCTCGGGGATTTATTGGGGTCGTGACTCAGCGAACGCATCTTTTTAATGCGACAGTACGGGAAAATCTCCTATTGGCGAAACCTGAGGCAACGGAGGAAGAACTAATTCGTGCGTCACAGCAGGCCAAACTTCATGATTTTATTCTTTCCTTACCCCAAGGGTATGACAGTCTTGTAGGGGAAGGTGGTTTCAAATTATCGGGGGGGCAGAGGCAGCGTTTGGCAATTGCTCGTGTCTTGTTAAAAAACGCCCCAATTTTGATACTAGATGAAGCCATGGTAGGACTTGATCCCTTGACCGAACGCAAGGTCATAGATGAGATCTATCAACTTATGGAAGGGCGTAGCACCTTAGTTATTACTCATCGCCTGATCGGATTAGATAAGATGGATGAGATTCTAGTTCTCGATTGCGGTCAGGTCGTTGAACGTGGAAACCACGAAAAGCTCCTTCAACTGAGGGGATTTTATCATAGGATGTGGGAGGCATCAACAAGCGCTCACTTTAATTGA